The Panicum virgatum strain AP13 chromosome 5K, P.virgatum_v5, whole genome shotgun sequence genome has a window encoding:
- the LOC120705827 gene encoding uncharacterized protein LOC120705827, translating to MTLSSGTGMAAFSVRAPAPAPAARPCAAAAAAGGARMRGGAGGGGAKWWAPLLGWSGQPDYIDAQPAAEEEGAQHQRAARRFGVLTEDKARQLRMRMMETESFHDAMYHSAIASRLASASPDKH from the coding sequence ATGACACTGTCGTCCGGGACCGGGATGGCCGCCTTCTCCgtccgcgcgccggcgccggcgcccgcggcccggccgtgcgcggcggcggcggcggccggcggggccaggatgcgcggcggcgccggcggcgggggcgccaaGTGGTGGGCGCCGCTGCTGGGGTGGTCCGGCCAGCCCGACTACATCGACGCGCAgccggccgcggaggaggagggggcgcagCACCAGCGCGCCGCGCGGAGGTTCGGCGTGCTGACGGAGGACAAGGCGCGGCAGCTGCGGATGCGGATGATGGAGACGGAGAGCTTCCACGACGCCATGTACCACTCCGCCATCGCCTCCCGCCtagcctccgcctcgcccgacaaGCACTAG